The following proteins come from a genomic window of Enterobacter chengduensis:
- a CDS encoding LacI family DNA-binding transcriptional regulator: protein MKRKPKVTMNDIARAAGVSQATVSLVLNQSRNIKLSDDTRQRVINVATELGYDRLPAVHAPRNQEEIALLVSSMQSFDPFIDAISQAREAAWRNETLLTVYDYGDDIELALNIIRQLEKRNCIGIILASPVTTLVDMTAFQDCTRIPLVLLNQRDPGSPLLPSFIPDDYANAFQVTKHLIACGATRIAHITGESWMEASRQRLAGYRAALEQAGLACDDGLVRQTNWQFSESFTATMSLLELAGRPDAIFCASDWLAIGCYQALVVNGVRIPQDMLLAGYDDQKISEQLTPPLTSIQLPYSELGRLAVEYLCNQEDAATHVTLAGRLKVRASSLV, encoded by the coding sequence ATGAAGCGAAAACCGAAAGTGACGATGAACGATATTGCGCGGGCGGCAGGGGTGTCGCAGGCGACGGTATCGCTGGTGCTTAACCAGTCCCGCAACATCAAGCTCAGCGACGACACCCGCCAGCGGGTGATTAATGTGGCCACCGAGCTCGGCTACGACCGCCTCCCCGCCGTTCACGCCCCGCGCAACCAGGAAGAGATCGCCCTGCTGGTCAGCTCCATGCAGAGCTTCGACCCGTTTATCGACGCCATCAGCCAGGCGCGGGAAGCGGCGTGGCGCAACGAGACGCTGCTCACCGTCTACGACTACGGCGACGACATCGAGCTGGCGCTGAACATCATCCGCCAGCTGGAGAAGCGCAACTGCATCGGGATTATTCTCGCCTCCCCGGTCACCACGCTGGTGGACATGACGGCTTTCCAGGACTGCACCCGCATCCCGCTGGTGCTGCTCAACCAGCGCGACCCCGGCTCGCCGCTGCTGCCGTCGTTTATCCCGGACGACTACGCCAACGCCTTCCAGGTCACTAAGCATCTCATCGCCTGCGGGGCCACGCGCATCGCCCACATTACCGGGGAGAGCTGGATGGAGGCCTCGCGCCAGCGTCTGGCAGGCTACCGGGCGGCGCTGGAACAGGCCGGACTCGCGTGCGACGACGGTCTGGTGCGCCAGACCAACTGGCAGTTCAGCGAGTCCTTTACCGCCACCATGTCCCTGCTGGAACTGGCCGGGCGCCCGGACGCCATCTTCTGCGCCAGCGACTGGCTGGCGATTGGCTGCTATCAGGCGCTGGTGGTGAACGGCGTGCGCATCCCGCAGGACATGCTGCTGGCGGGCTACGACGACCAGAAGATTTCCGAGCAGCTCACCCCGCCGCTGACCAGCATCCAGCTGCCCTACAGCGAGCTGGGACGGCTGGCGGTGGAGTACCTGTGCAATCAGGAAGATGCCGCCACGCACGTGACGCTGGCGGGCAGGCTGAAGGTGCGCGCCTCAAGCCTCGTCTGA
- a CDS encoding alpha/beta fold hydrolase, producing MATFKAKDGTQIYYKEGGAGKPVLFSHGWPLDGDMWDSQLNYLAERGFRAIAFDRRGFGRSDQPWNGYDYDTFASDINDLITTLDLQDVTLVGFSMGGGDVTRYINNYGSSRVAGLALLGAVTPIFGKSDSFPQGVDQSVFDGIRDGLRKDRAQFISDFATPFYGTNAGQTVSAGALTQTLNIALLASLKGTIDCVTAFGETDFRPDMAKIDVPTLVIHGSNDQIVPFESTGKLAAEMIKNATLKVYDNAPHGFALTHQDQLNEDLLAFVKSL from the coding sequence AAGGCAAAAGACGGCACGCAGATTTACTACAAAGAAGGCGGCGCGGGTAAACCGGTTCTCTTCAGCCACGGCTGGCCGCTGGACGGCGACATGTGGGACAGCCAGCTGAACTACCTGGCCGAGCGCGGCTTCCGCGCCATCGCCTTTGACCGTCGCGGCTTTGGCCGCTCGGATCAGCCGTGGAACGGCTACGACTACGACACCTTTGCGTCCGACATTAACGACCTGATTACCACCCTGGACCTGCAGGACGTGACGCTGGTGGGCTTCTCCATGGGCGGCGGCGACGTGACCCGCTACATCAATAACTACGGCAGCTCACGCGTCGCCGGGCTGGCGCTGCTTGGCGCGGTCACGCCGATCTTCGGTAAATCCGACTCCTTCCCGCAGGGCGTGGATCAAAGCGTGTTCGACGGCATTCGCGACGGGTTGCGTAAAGATCGCGCCCAGTTCATCAGCGACTTCGCCACCCCGTTCTACGGCACCAACGCCGGGCAAACCGTTTCTGCCGGTGCCCTGACCCAGACGCTGAACATCGCCCTGCTGGCTTCCCTGAAGGGCACCATCGACTGCGTGACCGCGTTCGGCGAAACCGACTTCCGCCCGGATATGGCGAAAATCGACGTGCCGACGCTGGTGATCCACGGCAGCAACGACCAGATCGTGCCGTTTGAAAGCACCGGCAAGCTGGCGGCAGAGATGATCAAAAACGCCACGCTGAAGGTGTACGACAACGCGCCGCACGGCTTTGCGCTGACCCACCAGGACCAGCTCAACGAAGATCTGCTGGCGTTTGTGAAGTCGCTGTAA
- the mcrC gene encoding 5-methylcytosine-specific restriction endonuclease system specificity protein McrC, which translates to MTYLDERGDTQARAAVLRIPLRNIWLLMLYASSLFRHHGRSMVAAENNPEEIPALVARILLHEVEQRLLRHLSMGYQTRRATLNRVRGRIDVLRTTSRQLLERAQVACQFQEMTLDTPRNRYVRSALEHLVPLLSDGALAGQCRAMAINLRRRGIEGGMPSKGELPSIARFGRHDAADKAMVDAAQLAFELWLPTQTAGQKLLPTPSDDPYWMRKLFEKSMAGFYHVHLPKKDWTVAAGKELKWRLTSHSAGSESIFPTMNSDIILEHRQPAQRIIIDTKFNNILIKGWYRDQSLRSGYIYQMYTYLRTQENRTDPLSLRSAGLLLHPAVDVMLSEFVEVQGHKIHFATVDLAADAVTMTQQLLKLAHDCCGIADVN; encoded by the coding sequence ATGACCTATCTTGATGAACGTGGCGATACGCAGGCTCGGGCAGCCGTATTGCGCATTCCTTTGCGCAATATCTGGCTATTGATGCTGTATGCCTCTAGTCTGTTTCGCCATCACGGGCGCAGCATGGTTGCCGCTGAAAACAACCCGGAGGAAATCCCGGCGCTGGTGGCCAGGATCCTGCTTCACGAAGTAGAGCAGCGGCTGTTAAGGCATTTAAGTATGGGATACCAAACTCGCCGCGCCACGCTAAACAGGGTAAGGGGACGCATTGATGTTCTGCGCACAACCAGTCGACAGTTGCTTGAGCGGGCACAGGTAGCCTGTCAGTTTCAGGAAATGACGCTGGATACCCCCCGCAATCGCTATGTTCGTTCTGCGTTAGAGCACCTTGTCCCACTACTCAGCGACGGCGCGCTGGCTGGGCAATGTCGCGCAATGGCAATCAATTTGCGTCGTCGAGGTATCGAAGGCGGTATGCCGAGCAAAGGTGAACTGCCATCAATCGCGCGCTTTGGTCGCCATGATGCGGCAGATAAAGCCATGGTAGATGCCGCGCAGCTGGCATTTGAATTATGGCTACCAACCCAAACTGCGGGGCAAAAACTCTTGCCAACGCCGTCTGATGACCCTTACTGGATGCGTAAGCTGTTCGAGAAAAGTATGGCGGGTTTCTATCACGTCCATCTTCCCAAAAAAGACTGGACAGTCGCTGCCGGAAAAGAGTTGAAATGGAGATTAACGTCTCACAGTGCAGGGAGCGAAAGTATTTTCCCAACCATGAACTCGGACATCATTCTTGAGCACAGGCAACCTGCACAGCGCATCATCATCGACACTAAATTCAATAACATTCTGATTAAAGGCTGGTATCGTGATCAGAGCTTGCGCAGCGGTTATATCTACCAGATGTATACCTATCTGCGCACGCAGGAGAATCGAACAGACCCGCTATCTCTCCGTTCGGCCGGATTATTACTTCATCCAGCCGTCGACGTAATGCTCTCCGAATTCGTTGAGGTACAGGGGCATAAAATCCACTTTGCCACCGTTGATTTAGCAGCAGATGCCGTCACAATGACTCAGCAATTATTGAAATTAGCCCATGATTGCTGTGGGATAGCTGACGTGAATTAA
- a CDS encoding cellulase family glycosylhydrolase, with amino-acid sequence MKEQWSREQAQAWYQQKGWLCGFNYLPSTAVNWTDIWQEETFDAATIERELGWAAEAGYNTLRINLPFIVWEHDRDGLMARIDRFLTIADGRGFSTMLTLMDDCGFSGDEPYLGPQKPPVPGKHNSQAAASPGRDKVCDPDCWPQIERYIRDVVRQFRDDRRVLLWDLYNEPGNRGIFATGTQEVQYDAKLETCAHKLMKLAFQWVREENPTQPLTVCAWRLPPEEEGETFFQHPLDQTALALSDVVSFHAYTHTGRMTAIIQQLQALGRPLFCTEWLARHVGSTLEEQLPLMYAAKIAPYQWGLVRGKTQTWLPWPVVMKESTDYCRLWFHDVFEENGIPFSRREIALMQQLRKIAPKVQG; translated from the coding sequence ATGAAAGAGCAGTGGAGCAGGGAGCAGGCACAGGCGTGGTATCAGCAAAAAGGCTGGCTGTGCGGGTTTAACTATCTGCCGTCGACGGCGGTGAACTGGACCGATATCTGGCAGGAAGAGACCTTCGATGCCGCCACCATCGAGCGCGAGCTGGGCTGGGCGGCGGAGGCGGGCTACAACACCCTGCGCATCAACCTGCCGTTTATCGTATGGGAGCATGACCGCGACGGGCTGATGGCGCGCATCGACCGGTTTTTAACCATTGCCGACGGTCGCGGGTTCAGCACCATGCTGACCCTGATGGACGACTGCGGCTTCTCCGGCGACGAGCCGTACCTCGGCCCGCAAAAGCCGCCCGTACCGGGCAAGCACAACAGCCAGGCGGCGGCAAGCCCGGGACGTGACAAGGTGTGCGATCCCGACTGCTGGCCGCAGATTGAGCGCTATATCCGCGACGTTGTCCGCCAGTTCCGCGACGACAGGCGCGTGCTGCTGTGGGATCTCTACAACGAGCCGGGCAACCGCGGCATTTTCGCGACGGGCACGCAGGAGGTGCAGTACGACGCGAAGCTGGAGACCTGTGCCCATAAGCTTATGAAGCTCGCATTCCAGTGGGTGCGTGAAGAGAACCCGACCCAGCCGCTCACCGTCTGCGCCTGGCGTCTGCCGCCGGAAGAGGAGGGCGAGACGTTCTTCCAGCATCCGCTGGACCAGACCGCGCTGGCGCTCTCGGACGTGGTGAGCTTCCACGCCTACACCCACACGGGCCGGATGACGGCGATAATCCAGCAGCTGCAGGCGCTCGGTCGCCCGCTGTTCTGCACCGAATGGCTGGCGCGCCACGTGGGCAGCACCCTCGAAGAGCAGCTCCCGCTGATGTACGCGGCGAAAATCGCGCCGTATCAGTGGGGGCTGGTGCGAGGCAAAACCCAGACGTGGCTGCCGTGGCCGGTGGTGATGAAGGAGTCCACGGACTACTGCCGCCTCTGGTTCCACGACGTGTTTGAGGAGAACGGCATTCCGTTCTCGCGCCGTGAAATCGCCCTGATGCAGCAGCTGCGCAAGATCGCCCCGAAAGTTCAGGGCTAA
- the trpS gene encoding tryptophan--tRNA ligase, translated as MNAPTILTGDRPTGPLHLGHFVGSLRQRVALQQTHSQFVLIADLQGLTDNGSNPQKIRDNIPEVLADYLAAGIDPNLTTICLQSALPALAELTMLYMNIVTVARVERNPTVKNEIAQKGFARSLPVGFMAYPISQAADITAFKAECVPVGDDQLPMIEQTNEIVHKMNSLLPAPVLRHCRAMLSDTSRLPGIDGSAKMSKSLGNTLHLSASEETIHRAVSAMYTDPNHLKVSDPGQIEGNVVFTYLDAFHPDKDKVAAMKAHYQAGGLGDRVCKNELEACLQELIAPMRERRAMYMRDRGELMAMLKRGTERAQGVTQETLREVKVGLGVPVFS; from the coding sequence ATGAACGCACCCACCATCCTCACCGGCGATCGTCCGACCGGCCCGCTGCACCTCGGCCACTTCGTCGGATCGCTGCGCCAGCGCGTGGCGCTCCAGCAGACGCACAGCCAGTTTGTGCTGATTGCCGACCTGCAGGGGCTGACCGACAACGGCAGCAACCCGCAGAAGATACGCGACAACATCCCCGAGGTGCTGGCCGACTACCTCGCCGCGGGCATCGACCCGAACCTGACCACGATCTGCCTGCAGTCCGCCCTGCCCGCCCTCGCCGAGCTGACGATGCTGTATATGAACATCGTCACCGTCGCCCGCGTGGAGCGTAACCCGACGGTGAAAAACGAGATTGCGCAGAAGGGCTTCGCCCGCTCGCTGCCGGTCGGGTTTATGGCCTACCCCATCAGCCAGGCGGCGGACATCACGGCGTTTAAGGCCGAGTGCGTGCCCGTCGGCGACGACCAGCTGCCGATGATTGAGCAGACCAACGAGATTGTGCACAAGATGAACAGCCTGCTGCCCGCCCCGGTGCTGCGCCACTGCAGGGCGATGCTGAGCGACACCAGCCGCCTGCCCGGCATCGACGGCAGCGCCAAGATGTCGAAATCGCTGGGCAACACGCTGCACCTTTCGGCCAGCGAAGAGACCATTCATCGTGCGGTGAGCGCGATGTACACCGACCCGAACCACCTGAAGGTAAGCGACCCGGGGCAGATTGAGGGGAACGTGGTGTTTACGTATCTCGACGCGTTTCATCCGGACAAGGACAAAGTGGCGGCGATGAAGGCGCACTATCAGGCGGGCGGGCTGGGTGACCGGGTTTGTAAGAACGAGCTGGAGGCGTGCCTGCAGGAGCTGATTGCGCCGATGCGGGAGCGGAGGGCGATGTATATGCGTGACAGGGGCGAGTTGATGGCGATGCTGAAGCGCGGGACCGAACGGGCGCAGGGGGTGACGCAGGAGACGTTGAGGGAGGTGAAGGTTGGGCTGGGGGTGCCGGTGTTTAGTTAA
- the fosA gene encoding FosA/FosA2 family fosfomycin resistance glutathione transferase: protein MLQSLNHLTLAVSDLQKSVTFWHELLGLTLHARWNTGAYLTCGDLWVCLSYDEARQVVPPQESDYTHYAFTVTEEDFEPFSNKLEQAGATVWKQNKSEGASFYFLDPDGHKLELHVGSLAARLAACREKPYAGMVFTSDEA, encoded by the coding sequence ATGCTGCAATCACTCAACCACCTGACCCTCGCGGTCAGCGACCTGCAAAAAAGCGTCACCTTCTGGCACGAGCTGCTGGGCCTGACCCTGCACGCCCGCTGGAATACCGGGGCCTACCTCACCTGCGGCGATCTGTGGGTCTGCCTGTCGTACGACGAGGCGCGCCAGGTCGTGCCGCCGCAGGAGAGCGACTACACCCACTACGCGTTTACCGTGACGGAAGAAGATTTTGAACCGTTCTCGAACAAGCTGGAGCAGGCGGGCGCCACCGTCTGGAAGCAGAACAAAAGCGAGGGGGCGTCGTTCTATTTTCTCGACCCGGACGGGCACAAGCTGGAGCTGCACGTAGGCAGCCTCGCCGCGCGGCTGGCGGCGTGTCGCGAGAAGCCCTATGCGGGCATGGTATTTACCTCAGACGAGGCTTGA
- a CDS encoding Hcp family type VI secretion system effector: MAVPVHLFLTNDGGTMICGSCDVANREGSIELRGLQHNLSLPTDSATGKVTGTRQHSPFQFTKELDSSSPYLFKAAATGQTLKTAEFRFYHINYSGQEEEYYRITLENVKVISVSPVMYDTRGCPGTGHMEEVAFNYEKITHLYKDGNLLAHDAWNERPTSGTAA; the protein is encoded by the coding sequence ATGGCCGTACCTGTACATCTTTTTTTAACTAATGACGGTGGCACAATGATATGTGGTTCCTGTGACGTTGCAAACAGGGAAGGAAGTATTGAGCTAAGAGGATTACAACATAACCTCAGCCTACCAACTGACTCGGCAACGGGAAAGGTCACCGGCACTCGCCAACATTCGCCGTTTCAGTTTACCAAGGAACTGGACAGTTCTTCGCCCTATCTGTTCAAAGCGGCAGCCACGGGCCAGACCCTTAAAACGGCAGAATTCAGGTTTTACCATATTAACTATTCCGGGCAGGAGGAGGAGTATTACCGAATCACGCTCGAGAACGTTAAGGTCATTTCTGTGAGTCCAGTAATGTACGACACCCGAGGCTGTCCGGGGACGGGGCATATGGAGGAAGTGGCGTTTAATTATGAGAAGATTACCCACTTGTACAAGGACGGTAACTTGTTAGCGCACGATGCGTGGAATGAACGCCCAACCTCTGGCACTGCTGCATAA
- a CDS encoding AAA family ATPase: MDAVEQDVRFAWADFYQAFASQLLTWRNRREELVAGIHRIAAEIGSMSHLQDKPANGAPHPLKDICPFTTMGLFNRSLTVTNRRNIAASLAKLIGVREPVPESFDGIPLLNNQKSWFFGYEKSRKPEDIDTLWEMFSQAISFADTPNADPTDFLFSYDAASNVRNVGWNLTMGLYWLRPWFYPTLDSQSQYYIQKVLNIKIIKKGAKGRCSGHNYQTVALALKKAFTQPNYPVHSFPELSLAAWNIDLHQSNDEVERLTWKAYLLNKIKLLCLKKDSPYFSLRELKEAYLDEIKADYPNNNTVESSISYYLQKLRDDDELEFQTPGNYEYLNFDKGEFQSITEETVEENVPAEIPHKPYAISNLIDEGCFLEEEKIQLILQRLQAKKNLILQGPPGTGKTWLARRLAYCLMGEETSKRISAVQFHPTLSYEDFIRGWRPNNEGRLALVDGPFLHAIDKAVNDPTTKYVVIIEEINRGNPAQIFGETLTLMEADKRTPNEALELSYRSDMDEKTYIPENLYIIGTMNIADRSLALLDLALRRRFAFIDLKPEFNDAWKKWVNQRFNVSVETLALIESQITALNEKLSRDAALGPQFCIGHSYVTPPAGLKIDDGMAWYKQVVETEICPLLAEYWFDAPEKVLDARKELLSV, encoded by the coding sequence ATGGACGCAGTTGAGCAAGACGTCAGATTCGCATGGGCAGACTTCTATCAGGCATTTGCCTCTCAGCTACTGACCTGGCGAAATCGAAGAGAGGAGCTGGTGGCGGGTATTCACCGCATTGCTGCTGAGATTGGCAGTATGTCACACCTGCAGGACAAGCCCGCTAATGGCGCTCCCCATCCCTTGAAAGACATTTGTCCTTTCACCACTATGGGTTTATTTAATCGCTCGCTTACCGTTACCAACCGAAGAAATATCGCAGCCAGCCTGGCAAAACTGATAGGCGTTCGCGAACCGGTTCCTGAGTCGTTCGACGGTATTCCGCTTCTGAACAATCAGAAGTCATGGTTCTTTGGCTATGAGAAATCACGTAAGCCTGAAGACATCGATACGCTGTGGGAAATGTTTTCTCAGGCAATCTCCTTCGCCGACACCCCAAACGCCGATCCCACGGACTTCCTGTTTTCTTATGACGCCGCATCTAACGTGCGCAATGTTGGCTGGAACCTGACGATGGGATTGTACTGGCTACGCCCCTGGTTCTACCCTACGCTGGATAGCCAATCTCAGTACTACATCCAGAAAGTCCTGAATATTAAAATCATTAAAAAAGGTGCCAAAGGGCGCTGCAGCGGACACAACTATCAGACCGTAGCGCTGGCGCTCAAAAAGGCCTTTACCCAGCCAAACTATCCGGTTCACTCCTTCCCTGAACTCTCCCTGGCGGCATGGAATATCGATTTACATCAGTCAAATGATGAAGTCGAGCGGCTGACATGGAAAGCGTATTTGCTTAATAAAATCAAACTACTGTGCCTGAAAAAAGACAGCCCATATTTCTCCTTGAGGGAGTTAAAAGAGGCTTATCTGGATGAGATTAAGGCGGATTATCCCAATAACAATACGGTTGAATCGTCCATTTCATATTATCTGCAAAAACTACGTGATGATGATGAACTGGAGTTTCAGACCCCCGGCAACTATGAATACCTCAACTTCGATAAAGGTGAATTCCAGAGCATCACCGAGGAAACGGTTGAAGAGAACGTGCCAGCGGAAATCCCCCATAAGCCTTACGCGATAAGCAATTTGATCGATGAGGGCTGCTTTTTAGAAGAGGAAAAAATCCAACTCATCCTTCAGCGGTTACAGGCCAAAAAAAACCTGATCCTGCAGGGCCCGCCGGGAACCGGTAAAACCTGGCTTGCCCGCCGCCTGGCGTATTGCCTTATGGGCGAGGAAACCTCTAAGCGCATCAGCGCGGTGCAGTTCCACCCCACCCTCTCCTATGAAGACTTTATTCGCGGCTGGCGTCCTAACAATGAAGGACGTTTGGCACTGGTAGACGGGCCTTTTCTCCATGCGATCGACAAAGCAGTAAACGATCCGACAACTAAGTACGTGGTCATTATTGAGGAAATTAACCGGGGTAATCCTGCGCAAATTTTTGGCGAGACGCTGACGCTGATGGAGGCGGATAAACGCACGCCGAATGAGGCGCTTGAGCTTTCATACCGATCTGATATGGATGAAAAAACCTACATTCCTGAGAACCTGTACATCATCGGGACGATGAATATCGCTGACCGCTCGCTTGCCCTGCTCGACTTAGCATTACGGCGCCGCTTTGCGTTTATTGATCTTAAGCCCGAGTTTAACGACGCGTGGAAAAAATGGGTTAACCAACGGTTTAATGTGAGCGTGGAAACATTAGCCCTAATCGAATCCCAAATAACTGCGTTAAATGAAAAATTGTCCAGGGATGCGGCCCTGGGACCACAGTTTTGTATCGGGCATAGCTACGTTACCCCACCAGCGGGGTTGAAGATTGACGACGGTATGGCCTGGTACAAGCAGGTTGTCGAAACAGAAATCTGTCCTTTGCTTGCCGAATACTGGTTCGATGCGCCGGAGAAAGTTCTGGATGCCAGAAAGGAACTCCTCAGCGTATGA
- a CDS encoding MFS transporter, which translates to MATTMKIPSRELWSYFGYGLGQCFSFGLVGSFINYFYTDVLGISALAASTIFLIARAWDAVHDPLFASIMDTINSRFGKFRHFLLIAPLLITGVTLLSFYKIEADMTTKILYAGVTYILWGTLYAISDIPFWSMSSVMTNDSGQRTRAVTAAMLGVNAGIACANIFFPKLAAFFAQYSNDKGYFMAALVMMLVGLPLMLNGFMQIKERVPPSPEKVTIRDTFHNLRQNKPLFIVLLSFFFCVFHNVAGGLYIYFFINNLGDGSLQMAIGVMGIVAAVLCLVAPMLTRRMQKRKLFMILCGLDVAVRVVMWFVGYQQVTMLFILLGLSTLFVMMTNILTSSMIADTIEYAEYHTHKRCAAITFSGQTFTGKMSVAVGGGLIGVFLTMIGYVPQAQIQSESVLSGLFFGICLLPAIGSLIRIGFMSRFTFTEEKHAEICRLLAERRHHIENSGSENKRLERPAPAN; encoded by the coding sequence ATGGCAACGACAATGAAAATACCGTCTCGCGAGCTGTGGTCTTATTTTGGTTATGGTTTAGGTCAGTGTTTTAGCTTTGGTTTAGTGGGTTCGTTTATTAACTATTTTTACACCGACGTGCTGGGGATCTCGGCACTGGCGGCGAGCACCATCTTCCTGATTGCCCGCGCGTGGGATGCGGTTCACGATCCGCTGTTTGCCAGCATTATGGACACCATTAACAGCCGGTTCGGCAAGTTTCGCCACTTTTTGCTGATCGCCCCGCTGCTGATCACCGGCGTCACGCTGCTGTCGTTCTATAAAATCGAAGCGGACATGACCACCAAAATCCTCTACGCCGGGGTGACCTACATCCTGTGGGGGACGCTGTATGCCATCTCCGATATTCCGTTCTGGTCGATGTCGTCGGTAATGACCAACGACTCCGGGCAGCGCACCCGCGCGGTGACGGCGGCGATGCTCGGGGTGAACGCCGGGATTGCCTGCGCCAACATCTTCTTCCCGAAGCTGGCGGCGTTCTTCGCCCAGTACAGTAACGACAAAGGTTACTTTATGGCGGCGCTGGTGATGATGCTGGTGGGGCTGCCGCTGATGCTTAACGGCTTTATGCAGATCAAAGAGCGCGTGCCGCCGAGCCCGGAAAAGGTGACCATCCGCGACACCTTCCACAACCTGCGTCAGAACAAGCCGCTGTTTATCGTCCTGCTGTCGTTCTTCTTCTGCGTGTTCCACAACGTGGCGGGCGGCCTGTATATCTACTTCTTTATCAACAACCTGGGCGACGGCAGCCTGCAGATGGCGATTGGCGTGATGGGGATTGTCGCGGCGGTGCTGTGCCTGGTCGCCCCGATGCTGACGCGCCGGATGCAGAAGCGGAAGCTGTTTATGATCCTCTGCGGGCTGGACGTGGCGGTGCGCGTGGTGATGTGGTTTGTCGGGTATCAGCAGGTGACGATGCTGTTTATTCTGCTCGGCCTGAGCACGCTGTTCGTGATGATGACCAACATCCTCACCTCGTCGATGATTGCCGACACCATCGAGTACGCGGAGTACCACACCCACAAGCGCTGCGCGGCGATCACCTTCTCCGGACAGACCTTTACCGGCAAGATGTCGGTGGCGGTGGGCGGCGGGTTAATCGGCGTGTTTCTGACGATGATCGGCTACGTGCCGCAGGCGCAAATTCAGAGCGAGAGCGTGCTGTCGGGGCTGTTCTTCGGGATCTGCCTGCTGCCGGCGATTGGGTCGCTGATCCGGATTGGCTTTATGTCGCGCTTTACCTTCACCGAGGAGAAGCATGCAGAGATTTGTCGGCTGCTGGCGGAGCGCAGGCATCATATAGAAAATAGCGGTTCGGAGAATAAGCGGCTGGAGCGCCCGGCACCGGCGAACTAA